A genomic stretch from Oreochromis aureus strain Israel breed Guangdong linkage group 17, ZZ_aureus, whole genome shotgun sequence includes:
- the ptprz1b gene encoding receptor-type tyrosine-protein phosphatase zeta, with translation MDTALLRTHIIFSLLLLFIQIVVEAEPLAQGLRRLTEDVDWSYSGTLNQHKWGKKYPSCNSPRQSPVDIDETFTQVRLLYQNLQLEGWNSLTAESTTIHNNGKTVAIDVDGEFFVSGGGLRSRFRVGRITFHWGRCNATSDGSEHSLNGMKYPLEMQIYCYNSEEFQSLDEAIEKGGRVAALAVLFEISLEDNENFIPVVEAINTVNRFGKSGSVEAFTLRSLLPNNTDKYYIYNGSLTSPPCSEIVEWIVFKHAVPISETQLEVFCEVMTMEQAGYVMLTDYLQNNFREQQQQFMGQVFASYTGVEEVLTPTCSSEPQNVQADAQNDTTIMVTWERPRAVYDTTIDWYTVTYQKLQGQDQRKQEYRTDGDQDVGAIISNLLANSSYVVQVVAVCTNGLRGRWSDQIIVDMPLEDPESDSDPEAVTKDLEGNKELSSIVRWEKPVKQNPMHLASEDNSPVEEIPLEQTRVYQNQPSYDENQPTDRTQASQNIPVQEGTTPTPKTPTEAPVSQNVRKKQGKKPHDVDQNWIEGDQMMNRPFTNAGFEGNSAIWVTTELTEQPGFLFPVVRTTSLPAIRRQITEEASLSVLPHETRDQGPPHQASGNSLPSASPELYTTPMEDIHITDVFYEDTVNNSPQEIITSPPTMSASAVPGYIVDEAFPPPSEDDVAPVNEPLPKTLPSSSLWITEKAATPSNTLADSVYKSFTTSSLLRVLMHTTQPMFNERSNSSHESRVGLVEGVDREKRTVIPLAVVSTLTILCLLVLVGILIYWRNCFQAANFYPDDTSPKVVSAPSTPLLLATDGHEPLTVKQFVKHVMELQTTNTFSKEFEIVKESYEEVQACTVDMGITTDSSNHPDNKNKNRYINILAYDHSRVKLSNSLDRDGTCGDYINANFVDGYERTRAYIAAQGPLKSGREDFWRMIWQQNVGVIVMITNLKEKGRTKCDQYWPEENQEEYGPYQVTLKNTKTLAYYTLRMFTVRDTGNKVSQRRVEHTVLHYHYTQWPDMGVPEYTLPVLSFIRASSRARTQEMGPVLVHCSAGVGRTGTYIVIDSMLQQIQDQGTVNVLGFLKHVRTQRNFLVQTEEQYIFIHDALVEAILSRGTLVTSDLLHNYVSDLLTPGATGRTRMDKQFKLISQRQAKHADYSTALKDGNAERNRARALMPVERSRVTLTASESNSTGYINASYVMGHHYTKEFIVSQTPLSSTVADFWRMIWEHNAQIVVRLPDSNSQREEECCAYWPSKEQPLSIDGFTVSYSREEHMCLSNDERLLVQEFTVQSPQNNYVLEVRQYSTTCWPNPDSPIRNSFDLVNRVREQSTHTQGPVIVHDPLGGATSGLFCALTTLSNQLEEEGSVDVYQVARMTNLMRPGVFNDIEQYQYLYRAVLSLVSSQEDQRALQNPETNGSVPLGQTNIAESLESLM, from the exons GTACCCTAAACCAGCACAAGTGGGGTAAGAAGTATCCATCCTGTAACAGTCCCAGACAGTCTCCTGTGGACATTGATGAGACATTTACCCAGGTTAGGCTGCTGTACCAGAATCTACAGCTAGAGGGCTGGAACAGCTTGACAGCAGAGTCTACCACCATTCACAACAACGGGAAGACTG TGGCAATCGATGTGGATGGGGAGTTCTTTGTGAGTGGCGGAGGGCTGAGGTCCAGGTTTCGTGTTGGCAGAATCACCTTCCACTGGGGTCGCTGCAATGCAACATCAGATGGGTCTGAACACAGTCTGAATGGAATGAAATACCCTCTGGAG ATGCAGATTTATTGTTACAATTCAGAGGAGTTCCAAAGTCTGGATGAAGCTATAGAGAAAGGAGGAAGGGTGGCTGCCTTAGCTGTGCTGTTTGAG ATTAGCTTGGAAGATAATGAGAACTTCATTCCTGTTGTGGAAGCCATTAACACTGTCAACAGGTTTG GTAAGAGTGGGTCAGTGGAAGCATTCACCTTGAGGTCCTTGCTGCCAAATAACACAGACAAATACTACATCTACAATGGCTCACTGACTTCTCCCCCATGCTCTGAAATTGTGGAATGGATTGTCTTTAAGCACGCTGTGCCCATATCGGAAACACAG CTTGAGGTGTTTTGTGAAGTGATGACTATGGAGCAGGCTGGTTATGTGATGCTGACGGATTACCTGCAGAACAACTttagagagcagcagcagcagtttatGGGTCAGGTGTTTGCCTCTTACACTGGAGTCGAGGAGGTGCTCACACCCA CCTGCAGTTCTGAGCCACAGAATGTTCAGGCTGACGCTCAGAATGACACCACCATCATGGTGACCTGGGAGCGTCCCCGTGCAGTGTATGACACAACCATCGACTGGTACACTGTCACATACCAGAAGCTGCAGGGCCAAGACCAGCGCAAGCAGGAGTACAGGACCGATGGAGACCAGGATGTG GGTGCCATCATCTCCAACCTGCTGGCCAACAGCAGCTATGTGGTCCAGGTGGTGGCTGTTTGCACCAATGGACTCAGAGGACGATGGAGCGACCAGATAATCGTAGACATGCCATTGGAAGACCCAG AAAGTGATTCTGACCCTGAAGCTGTCACAAAGGATTTAGAAGGAAACAAGGAG CTTTCGTCCATAGTCAGATGGGAGAAGCCAGTGAAGCAGAATCCGATGCATTTAGCTTCAGAGGACAACAGCCCAGTGGAGGAGATTCCATTGGAGCAGACCAGAGTTTACCAGAACCAACCTTCATATGATGAGAACCAGCCCACAGACCGAACCCAAGCCAGCCAGAACATTCCAGTCCAAGAAGGCACCACTCCAACCCCAAAGACACCCACCGAGGCCCCAGTTTCTCAGAATGTCAGAAAGAAACAGGGTAAAAAACCACATGATGTGGATCAGAACTGGATTGAAGGTGACCAGATGATGAACCGGCCCTTCACTAATGCAGGCTTTGAGGGCAATAGCGCAATATGGGTTACCACTGAGCTAACCGAACAACCAGGCTTCCTATTTCCAGTTGTTCGGACAACCTCTCTACCAGCAATTCGCCGGCAAATCACAGAAGAGGCATCGCTGTCAGTGCTGCCACATGAG ACAAGAGATCAAGGCCCGCCACACCAAGCTAGTGGAAATAGCCTCCCTTCTGCTTCACCAGAGCTCTACACAACTCCTATGGAGGATATCCACATCACAGATGTCTTCTATGAAGACACAGTCAACAACTCTCCACAGGAAATCATCACCTCCCCTCCAACGATGTCTGCTTCTGCAGTGCCAG GTTATATAGTAGACGAAGCCTTCCCACCGCCCTCTGAAGATGACGTTGCCCCTGTAAATGAGCCCCTGCCAAAAACGCTACCCTCCTCATCTCTTTGGATCACAGAAAAGGCGGCGACCCCCAGCAATACACTTGCCGATTCAGTTTACAAGTCCTTCACCACTTCCTCTCTCCTCAGAGTGCTGATGCATACAACTCAGCCCATGTTCAATG AGCGAAGCAACAGCAGCCACGAGTCTCGGGTCGGACTTGTTGAGGGTGTGGACAGGGAGAAGAGGACAGTCATTCCTCTGGCTGTCGTATCCACTCTCACCATCCTTTGTCTGCTGGTACTAGTGGGAATACTCATCTACTGGAG AAACTGTTTCCAAGCAGCTAATTTCTACCCAGATGACACATCCCCTAAAGTTGTATCTGCTCCATCTACACCCCTGCTGTTGGCCACAG ATGGTCACGAGCCGCTGACAGTGAAGCAGTTTGTGAAGCATGTCATGGAGCTCCAGACCACCAACACTTTCTCCAAGGAATTTGAG ATTGTCAAAGAGTCCTACGAG GAGGTGCAGGCATGCACAGTGGACATGGGCATCACTACAGACAGCTCTAATCACcctgacaacaaaaacaagaaccGATACATCAACATACTGGCCT ACGACCACAGTAGAGTTAAGCTCTCTAACAGTTTGGACAGAGATGGGACATGCGGGGACTACATTAACGCAAACTTTGTTGAT GGTTATGAGCGGACGAGGGCATACATCGCAGCTCAGGGGCCTCTAAAATCAGGCAGGGAGGACTTTTGGAGGATGATCTGGCAGCAGAATGTTGGAGTTATTGTCATGATCACCAATCTGAAGGAGAAAGGACGG ACAAAATGTGATCAGTACTGGCCAGAGGAGAACCAGGAAGAATATGGGCCTTATCAggtgacactgaaaaacaccAAGACACTTGCTTACTACACACTCCGGATGTTTACTGTCAGGGATACTGGAAATAAA GTATCTCAAAGGAGAGTCGAACACACAGTCCTCCATTACCATTACACCCAGTGGCCGGACATGGGCGTCCCAGAATACACTCTGCCCGTCCTCTCCTTCATTAGAGCGTCCTCCAGGGCCCGCACGCAGGAGATGGGACCTGTGTTGGTACATTGCag CGCCGGTGTGGGAAGGACAGGAACCTACATTGTGATAGACAGCATGCTGCAGCAGATCCAGGATCAAGGGACAGTGAACGTTCTTGGCTTCCTGAAACATGTCCGCACACAGAGGAATTTCCTGGTTCAGACAGAG GAGCAGTACATATTCATCCATGATGCCTTAGTTGAAGCTATTTTGAGCCGGGGCACCttggtgacctctgacctcctaCACAATTACGTCTCTGACCTGCTGACCCCTGGTGCCACAGGCAGGACACGTATGGATAAACAGTTCAAG ttaaTTAGTCAGCGTCAGGCGAAGCACGCAGACTACAGCACTGCCCTGAAAGATGGCAATGCTGAGAGGAACAGAGCCAGAGCTCTAATGCCTG TGGAGAGATCAAGAGTCACTCTGACTGCTTCAGAATCAAACTCCACAGGCTACATCAATGCATCCTACGTGATG GGACATCACTACACTAAGGAGTTCATAGTGAGCCAGACTCCTCTGAGCAGCACGGTGGCAGATTTCTGGAGAATGATCTGGGAACACAATGCACAGATCGTTGTCCGTCTGCCAGACTCAAACAGCCAG AGAGAAGAAGAGTGTTGTGCGTACTGGCCCAGTAAAGAGCAGCCCCTGAGCATTGATGGCTTCACTGTGTCATACTCCAGGGAGGAGCACATGTGTCTGTCTAATGATGAGAGACTTTTAGTGCAGGAGTTCACAGTCCAGTCTCCACAG AACAATTATGTGCTGGAAGTGCGTCAGTACAGCACCACCTGCTGGCCCAACCCAGACAGTCCGATCAGAAACAGCTTTGATCTCGTTAACAGAGTCAGAGAAcagagcacgcacacacagggaCCGGTGATCGTACATGATCC TTTGGGAGGTGCTACGTCAGGACTGTTTTGTGCCCTCACCACCCTGTCCAATCAGCTAGAGGAGGAGGGATCGGTAGATGTCTACCAAGTGGCACGGATGACCAACCTCATGAGGCCAGGGGTATTTAATGATATA GAGCAGTACCAGTATCTGTACAGAGCGGTGTTGAGCCTGGTGAGCAGTCAGGAGGACCAGAGAGCTCTGCAGAATCCAGAGACCAACGGATCTGTACCACTGGGCCAGACCAACATCGCAGAAAGCCTGGAGTCGCTCATGTAG